Proteins from a single region of Bombus huntii isolate Logan2020A chromosome 2, iyBomHunt1.1, whole genome shotgun sequence:
- the LOC126878158 gene encoding PBAN-type neuropeptides-like isoform X2: MFESVSLVMHFEEILRKLGQKPRNYIYIRVIIFPFPHVSLFVRVILFQIEGRDSSSSTSNDRAPSNEFGSCSDGKCIKRTSQDITSGMWFGPRLGRRRRTDRKPELDFDIETLANALDGSRWAIITIPGTDRRQAKQFTPRLGRESSEEYFSYGFPNDQEELYAEEQIFPPLFAPRLGRKVPWIPTPRLGRQLHNIIDKPRQNFDDARF, from the exons ATGTTTGAATCAGTCTCTCTCGTGATGCATTTCGAAGAGATATTAAGGAAGCTAGGTCAAAAACCGAGAAACTACATATACATACGtgttattatttttccatttccacATGTATCGTTATTTGTACGTGTTATACTCTTTCAAATAGAAGGTAGAGATTCCTCGAGTAGCACGAGCAATGACAGAGCACCGAGCAACGAGTTTGGCTCGTGCAGCGACGGCAAGTGCATCAAACGTACCTCGCAGGATATTACCAGCGGTATGTGGTTTGGCCCACGATTGGGGCGACGACGCAGGACGGACAGAAAACCGGAGCTCGATTTTGACATTGAAACTCTGGCCAACGCGCTCGATGGGTCACGTTGGGCCATCATCACGATTCCag gAACAGATAGGCGTCAAGCAAAGCAGTTCACACCCCGTTTGGGGAGAGAATCAAGCGAAGAATATTTCTCATACGGGTTTCCAAATGATCAGGAAGAGTTGTACGCGGAGGAACAAATTTTCCCACCTTTGTTTGCACCACGTTTAGGACGTAAAGTACCTTGGATACCAACTCCGAGGCTTGGACGTCAATTGCACAATATAATTGATAAACCTAGACAGAACTTCGATGATGCACGCTTTTAA
- the LOC126878148 gene encoding heart- and neural crest derivatives-expressed protein 1-like — MMLGGYEAQPDYYPQWHQPYNYVTQLPYGPLNVPDADSQSTYWGADSGISGGSSGAGSPTASTPPLIEEIGVQEPSYSSLQQYPHPSISQHYPNLPYPPQQDISHHHLHHHHHHQQQNHRRDGDYSTVSSMNQVDGSLQQHLRQGTRDGGVVVRPKRRNTANKKERRRTQSINNAFADLRDCIPNVPADTKLSKIKTLRLAASYIGYLMAVLESDEGEEPQTFRAEILSNGRRNKTAQANQNESYLHQASGLGSEESSKSKGRTGWPQHMWALELKQESPTNQMQ; from the exons ATGATGCTCGGGGGTTACGAGGCGCAGCCGGATTATTATCCGCAATGGCATCAACCCTACAATTACGTCACGCAATTACCATATG GACCGCTGAACGTGCCCGACGCGGATAGCCAATCGACGTACTGGGGCGCGGATTCCGGGATCTCTGGGGGTAGTTCTGGCGCCGGAAGTCCCACCGCCTCGACGCCTCCCCTGATCGAAGAGATCGGCGTCCAAGAACCAAGCTACTCATCCCTGCAACAATATCCACACCCTTCTATCAGCCAACACTATCCCAATTTGCCTTACCCACCTCAACAAGATATTTCACATCATCACCTAcatcatcaccatcatcatcaaCAACAAAATCACAGAAGAGACGGCGATTATTCGACAGTTTCTTCGATGAATCAAGTTGATGGATCGCTTCAACAACATCTCAGACAAGGAACTAGAGACGGCGGAGTTGTCGTTAGGCCTAAACGAAGGAATACAGcgaataagaaagaaagaagacgCACACAAAGTATTAACAATGCGTTTGCCGATCTTCGTGACTGTATACCCAATGTGCCGGCGGATACGAAACTGTCGAAGATTAAAACATTGAGGTTGGCAGCTTCGTATATTGGATACCTGATGGCGGTATTGGAAAGCGACGAAGGAGAAGAGCCGCAGACCTTTCGCGCTGAAATTTTATCTAATGGCAGAAGGAACAAGACGGCTCAGGCAAATCAG AACGAGTCGTATTTACACCAGGCATCAGGCCTCGGGTCTGAGGAATCATCGAAAAGCAAAGGCCGAACTGGTTGGCCGCAGCATATGTGGGCCCTCGAATTGAAGCAGGAATCGCCTACCAACCAGATGCAATAA
- the LOC126878158 gene encoding PBAN-type neuropeptides-like isoform X1, with amino-acid sequence MIGSVAFLSFNRLMTMAICVLLCVVYLVSCASGEYEGRDSSSSTSNDRAPSNEFGSCSDGKCIKRTSQDITSGMWFGPRLGRRRRTDRKPELDFDIETLANALDGSRWAIITIPGTDRRQAKQFTPRLGRESSEEYFSYGFPNDQEELYAEEQIFPPLFAPRLGRKVPWIPTPRLGRQLHNIIDKPRQNFDDARF; translated from the exons ATGATCGGTTCCGTCGCGTTTCTGTCTTTCAACCGCCTTATGACCATGGCAATTTGCGTACTGCTATGTGTGGTCTATTTGGTGTCCTGCGCTTCCGGAGAATACG AAGGTAGAGATTCCTCGAGTAGCACGAGCAATGACAGAGCACCGAGCAACGAGTTTGGCTCGTGCAGCGACGGCAAGTGCATCAAACGTACCTCGCAGGATATTACCAGCGGTATGTGGTTTGGCCCACGATTGGGGCGACGACGCAGGACGGACAGAAAACCGGAGCTCGATTTTGACATTGAAACTCTGGCCAACGCGCTCGATGGGTCACGTTGGGCCATCATCACGATTCCag gAACAGATAGGCGTCAAGCAAAGCAGTTCACACCCCGTTTGGGGAGAGAATCAAGCGAAGAATATTTCTCATACGGGTTTCCAAATGATCAGGAAGAGTTGTACGCGGAGGAACAAATTTTCCCACCTTTGTTTGCACCACGTTTAGGACGTAAAGTACCTTGGATACCAACTCCGAGGCTTGGACGTCAATTGCACAATATAATTGATAAACCTAGACAGAACTTCGATGATGCACGCTTTTAA